In Setaria italica strain Yugu1 chromosome I, Setaria_italica_v2.0, whole genome shotgun sequence, the genomic window ccagctgcaccgccagttgaaccgagatggacctttgagctagtcCAGTCTgtggtaaggcctgagttggaacggaagctatcaacaaagatgtacaaattccatcaatggtacatgaaggtgtccgccgactTGAGGGAGATATTcagccttaaggtaaaaccgataaaTTTTTACGGCGAATGCGAGAAATTCctgtggctagaattcaaggatatatacgaagtataccatcatgatgccctggacgtctctctgatcagcgcctaggttctgtaagtgtccgtttatctacatgtaaattttagctcatatcattatttttttgcgtgcgtcactgtactaacttcatctttcattttatgtGGATGCTAATTCGTGCCAAcgagaagcgtacctccatgttggcttcattgattcatccgtagttaaccaaaaacaaataCAGGATGCGCCGGACAAAACCTTAGTGGAAGTATataatttcctagacaaacaaaaatttaaggatttcatactacttctatacaacttcaagtaagtgtgtgtatactgtctactttcattttctttgtCCTTACCtcattaatgttagttagctctaatatatatgaacatttacgtacgcaacTTTCACTAGAttctcattataattgagcctgaaagaagccacgtcactgtcttcgattcgttgaggaaagatccggtggagtaccaagacatgcaacacatgctaggcttgtaataattctggacctttatctctatgcaaaaatttgttttctaaattttcacctaacactgtatcattcatttttttaatCCGCAACGCATGAAGACAATTCatcaggacacacaaaggtccattcaaagaaaaacttacatggaacacagacttcccagtacgtatgaagtctacacattttgtacattctataacacgaatatttcataacttatttttttccccactgaagtgctttatccaggaataatctatgtggctactacatctgtgagcacatgcacaattttgtgggacccaagggaaAGACACCGCCGCACAACTataagtacgtaaaataaaactataaatagttaattattttctacctccttatatttaatttttcgtgtaaattcacatatttccaaaattCACAGTTTTGTATTacttgtaccatcaagatgcccttgacaAGTCCCTCATTAGTGCATGGATTCTATaagtatttttttcatttctatATCATATCTCCTACATTAATTGTACATCGTATCCTCTcctcttttattttgtatcatgtagAATGGATATTCAACGTTGCTAGAGAAAATAATACTATAAtgtcggcttcatggacccgcATGTTATAAACAAGTACAGTGCAATGAAATGGCCAAATTGGACCATGAAGAATATATTCAACTTCCTAGAGAGCCAACATCACATGCAATTCATACTTTTACCGTAAAACTTTTAGTGAGTCCTTCGTCCTTTTTTTCATGCGTTCAAGTTAATAATAAGTATATTTAACATTGcttatgtatatgtatatgaacaACTTCCACTATATACTACTTGTTATCGAGATTGATCGAAGCCACGTCATGATGCTGGACCCAAAGAGTAAAAAACTAAGAGTACCAAAGCTTCATAGACCTACTTAACATAGCATGGGCTCGCTTCATAAAATAACTCCTAGGATAGTTCAAGGAACAACTTCATATCAGGGAAGACTTTCCTATGAATTCAATTTGAACATCTAGTGTTATTTTTTTAACACCACAACTgtttgaatatttcataactcctttttttcatatatagtgtttgagcaGGAGGATGGAAACAAATTACATGGATACTACattgtgagttcatccatagcTTTGCAGGTCCCAAGCAAATGACGACCCGGGAATTCAAAGTAACTAAACACAATTCATAGtaattcattattttttatgctgCAGATGCATTGACTTAAAATGATGATATTTGTACGTGACAGATTAAGAAAATGAGACAAGAACTTCTCGCCCCAGAACGAGTCAAGGCGATTTAAGAACAACTCTGTGGATTCTTTTTTAGGTCGTAAATCCAAAtgaagaattttattacgatgaaATAAGTGTGGGTCAACTTCGAACTGATTCAGACTCGGACGTGGACGTGTAGTGCATATTCGGAATacttgtaatatttgaagtgtatataaattgtataaatataatatatctaACCTTTACTATGCTagataaatatatattaatataaTAGTATATGCAAACGGATACTGTACACGAATACTAATACGAATATgaataaaaatatgaattaaaatgaagggaaaataaaaggaaaaaaagaaaaacgagTACAAAAACCAACCGTACTAAACTGCCGCCCACAACAGCGCGACATGGCTCGCAGTTCAGTACCgttaccgaccggtactaaatgacgcatttagtaccggttgagctGATCGGTACTAAATGCATAGCATGACATTAGTACCGAAGAAGCGATACCGGTCGAGCATCCAACGCTAAAGAGGTTCCCGACCAGGACTAGAGGGTACTAGAGGTCGATCCTCCAAGTGATCGTAGCTTCAATCGTAATAACTTAGACGATTTCTCTCGTGGAGTACATGGTACTGTAAAATCTCTCTTACACGGTACTGAAAATTACAAGCAAGCCAAATGCAAAAAAAAGCAATCGCGACGAGCTGTCGTAATACGGTGCTACCAGGTACGTCCTTTCTATAGGTCATCCATTCTGGTGCTCCGTTCCTCAACGCGCGCAGACATGCCGGCCGGCTGGCCAGCGGCGCTAGGCGCCAGGCGACTAAGAGGCGGGTACTGGAGCGGGCGCAGCGGATCCGGGGCTGCCTGGGGACGCCTTGCCCGCTGCTGCTTCCACGGTGGCCTTCTTGGACTCGTCAAggccggccgccgacgccgtcttGATCTTGCCCTTGCCACCCCTGCCACCTCTTCCACCCTtgccgcggcggccgggcgcggcgacgggttTGCCGAACCCTGGCGGCAGGATGGGCTCGCTGACCTCCATGATGGACACGGAGTAGGGGCGCGCGGCGACGACCTTGACGAGCTTGGCGACGCAGGGCACGCCGGGGGCGCCGAAGTACATCTGCCCGTCGTCGGCCCTGGAGTAGTTGAGCACGCCGAGGGCCTTGTCGGTGTTGGACAGGAGCGTGGGGAGCATCGCGGTGCGGCTCTTCATCTCGTCCAGCTTGATGGGATCGAAGTAGCTGAGGAGGACGTggttcgccaccgccgcccgaaGCTTGTCGGCGGGCAGCGACGCCAGGGTCTGGACGGCCTTGTCGGGGACCACCAGCAGCGACGCCGCGCGGAGCTGGttggcctccgccgccacgtTGGTCTGCGCCAGGAGCTTAGAGAACCCGGCGTACTGGGGCTTGTCCACCAGCATCTGGATCACGTCGAAGGCTGCCAGCGCCGCGGGAgaggccgcggcgaggaggagga contains:
- the LOC101755986 gene encoding fasciclin-like arabinogalactan protein 3 — translated: MASKILLSVLLLAAASPAALAAFDVIQMLVDKPQYAGFSKLLAQTNVAAEANQLRAASLLVVPDKAVQTLASLPADKLRAAVANHVLLSYFDPIKLDEMKSRTAMLPTLLSNTDKALGVLNYSRADDGQMYFGAPGVPCVAKLVKVVAARPYSVSIMEVSEPILPPGFGKPVAAPGRRGKGGRGGRGGKGKIKTASAAGLDESKKATVEAAAGKASPGSPGSAAPAPVPAS